The Plutella xylostella chromosome 9, ilPluXylo3.1, whole genome shotgun sequence genome has a segment encoding these proteins:
- the LOC105390989 gene encoding membrane alanyl aminopeptidase produces the protein MGSSILLPVLALVFLVGAIHSSPYDEFRSSIVEFYDTNLDEPKYRLKDNVKPLRQTVDLDVYLDEDRFDGETSIYILTADNDMKQIVLHQNVVSISSVSVFDVRGAPVPLQTPGAFETDPYYEILMINLANPIPVGEYTLKIVYKGRINTNPLDRGFYKGYYFTDSSNTNMEYYATTQFQPYHARKAFPCFDEPQFKSYFTISITRPEDFSQSYSNMAIEKFETIVKEDGSTRVRETFYRTPIVSAYLLAFHVSKFVETQVNVDNKPFGVISRPGPVDQHAYAIRLGQLTTNWLSTKLKFDYYAMGEGVAMKNDHIALPDFPSGAMENWGMVNYREAYLLYDEQNTNLQNQIFIATIISHEMAHKWFGNLVTCFWWSNLWLNESFASFFEYFSTHGADPSLELDDQFVVDHVHSALAADASSGATPMNWTGVVTNPSINAHFSTTSYAKGASVLRMMEHFVGSTTFYKALEYYLRENQYQLGDPKKMYAAFETAVAEDGSLSQYANVKITDVFDSWIQNPGAPVVHVNVDHRTGVITVKQERYQLSGIRPNTLWQIPLTYTRGDDVDFSNTKPSTVLVGESTTINKPAGHEWVIFNVAQSGYYRVNYDDHSWEMIAGGLRTSREAVHKLNRAQIVNDVLYFLRSGDVSIERAFDVLAFLKEETDYYVWAGAIGQLTWLRRRTEHIPALYNEFSAYLLEQMDAVINQLGYNENPSDSTSTILNRVQILNFACTLGHEGCVTDSLAKWKAFRETPTNLVHKNLRRHVYCVGVREGDRTDYDFLWQRYNSSQNTADMVVMLRALGCTKDEATLQHYLQQSLYSSSIRIHDKTNVVSYALLGNQENVKGVLNFIYNNYESIRTQYGGSARLETVLSTLAAYLTDFSDIVAFQSWLYSNQLKLEGTEFRTGVNVINSAISNLDWASKNAIGLNAFLIGRNAAASVIAPITLLIAAVAMHLLR, from the exons ATGG GTTCATCCATACTATTGCCAGTTTTGGCACTAGTATTCCTTGTAGGGGCCATACACAGCAGCCCTTATGATGAGTTTAGGTCCAGCATCGTAGAATTCTACGACACCAACCTAGATGAACCTAAATACAGACTCAAGGATAACGTGAAACCGTTAAGACAAACCGTCGATTTGGATGTGTACTTGGATGAAGACAGATTTGATGGAGAAACTTCAATTTATATTCTT ACCGCTGATAATGATATGAAGCAAATCGTCCTGCACCAGAATGTAGTAAGCATCAGCTCTGTCTCGGTGTTCGATGTCAGAGGGGCGCCCGTGCCACTGCAGACCCCTGGTGCATTCGAGACTGACCCTTACTACGAAATCTTAATGATCAATCTCGCTAACCCCATCCCCGTTGGAGAGTACACTCTGAAGATTGTCTACAAGGGAAGAATCAACACCAACCCGCTCGACAGAGGATTCTACAAGGGCTACTACTTCACTGACAGCAGCAACACCAACATGGA ATACTACGCCACAACCCAGTTCCAGCCGTACCACGCCAGGAAGGCTTTCCCTTGTTTCGACGAGCCCCAGTTCAAGAGTTACTTCACCATCTCCATCACTCGGCCCGAGGACTTCAGCCAGTCCTACTCCAACATGGCTATCGAGAAATTTGAAACGAT TGTAAAAGAAGACGGATCCACCCGTGTGCGTGAGACGTTCTACCGCACTCCCATCGTGTCGGCGTACCTACTCGCCTTCCACGTCAGCAAGTTTGTGGAGACGCAAGTCAATGTGGACAATAAACCGTTTGGAGTCATCTCACGCCCTG GTCCAGTGGATCAGCACGCGTACGCCATCCGACTCGGCCAGTTGACCACAAACTGGCTCAGCACTAAACTGAAGTTTGACTACTACGCCATGGGTGAGGGAGTGGCGATGAAGAACGACCATATTGCTCTGCCTGACTTCCCATCGGGAGCTATGGAAAACTGGGGAATGgttaactatag GGAAGCTTATTTGCTGTACGACGAACAAAACACTAACCTGCAGAACCAAATCTTCATAGCCACCATCATCTCTCACGAAATGGCCCACAAATGGTTCGGAAACCTCGTAACTTGCTTCTGGTGGAGCAACCTCTGGCTCAACGAGTCCTTCGCTAGTTTCTTCGAGTATTTCTCTACTCACGGC gCTGATCCCTCCCTGGAGCTGGATGACCAGTTCGTGGTGGATCACGTTCACAGCGCGCTGGCAGCCGACGCCTCCTCCGGAGCCACGCCCATGAACTGGACCGGCGTGGTCACCAACCCCTCGATCAACGCCCATTTCAGCACCACCAGCTACGCCAAGGGAGCTTCTGTGCTCAGAATGATGGAACACTTTGTTGGATCCACTACCTTCTACAAGGCACTGGAGTATTACTTGAGAGAAAA CCAATACCAGCTTGGAGACCCTAAAAAGATGTATGCCGCATTCGAAACAGCCGTCGCTGAGGATGGCTCTTTAAGCCAATATGCAAATGTTAAAATCACAGATGTTTTTGACTCGTGGATCCAGAACCCTGGCGCCCCTGTCGTCCATGTCAATGTAGACCACAGAACCGGCGTTATTACTGTCAAACAG GAACGTTATCAACTGTCTGGAATTCGACCCAACACCCTTTGGCAGATTCCTCTAACATACACTCGCGGCGATGACGTTGATTTCAGTAACACCAAGCCTTCCACCGTCCTGGTTGGTGAAAGTACTACAATTAACAAGCCCGCTGGTCATGAATGGGTGATCTTTAACGTTGCTCAATCAG GTTACTACCGTGTCAACTACGATGACCACAGCTGGGAAATGATCGCCGGAGGCCTTCGAACAAGCCGAGAGGCGGTCCATAAATTAAACAGGGCAcag ATCGTGAACGACGTCCTCTACTTCCTCCGCTCCGGTGACGTGAGCATCGAGCGCGCCTTCGACGTGCTGGCGTTCCTCAAGGAAGAGACCGACTACTACGTGTGGGCCGGCGCCATCGGCCAGCTCACCTGGCTGCGCAGGCGCACAGAGCACATCCCCGCGCTCTACAACGAGTTcagt GCCTACCTTCTCGAACAAATGGATGCTGTGATCAACCAACTCGGCTATAACGAGAACCCTTCAGACTCGACCTCCACTATACTGAATCGCGTCCAGATCTTGAACTTCGCCTGCACCCTGGGCCACGAGGGATGCGTCACCGATTCCTTGGCCAAGTGGAAAGCTTTCAGGGAGACACCAACTAACTT GGTCCACAAGAACCTCCGTCGCCACGTGTACTGCGTCGGCGTGCGTGAGGGCGACAGGACTGACTACGACTTCCTGTGGCAGCGCTACAACTCCTCACAAAACACCGCTGACATGGTCGTCATGCTGAGAGCCCTCGGGTGCACTAAGGACGAGGCCACACTTCAACA CTACCTCCAGCAGAGTCTATACAGCAGCAGCATCCGTATCCACGACAAAACTAATGTCGTTAGCTACGCTCTGCTCGGAAACCAAGAGAATGTGAAGGGCGTCCTCAACTTTATTTACAACAACTACGAAAGCATCAGGACTCA GTACGGAGGTTCAGCTCGCTTGGAAACAGTTCTTAGCACTCTTGCTGCATACCTGACTGACTTCTCTGATATCGTTGCT TTCCAAAGCTGGCTGTACAGCAACCAGTTGAAGCTGGAAGGCACAGAGTTCAGGACTGGAGTCAACGTCATCAACTCTGCCATCTCCAACCTCGACTGGGCCAGCAAAAACGCTATTGGTCTAAACGCCTTCCTGATTGGTCGGAATGCAGCTGCAAGTGTGATTGCACCAATCACGCTGTTGATCGCTGCTGTGGCAATGCATTTGCTCCGTTAA
- the Pxapn-a gene encoding membrane alanyl aminopeptidase-like precursor (The RefSeq protein has 15 substitutions compared to this genomic sequence): MDSRWFLLVLVLIQAHDITSLSPIPVDDVAEEDWASFYRMLRDPAYRLPTTTKPRLYNVTLTPYFENVPSGITPFTFDGQATIYISATVANVSEIVLHCEDLTITKVEVTRNINGEPQPVPISNDSPQCEMPYAFLRVAPTQALQLNQEYTVNVTYRGNLQTDMRGFYRSWYRDSSGNKRWMATTQFQPGHARKAFPCYDEPGFKALFNITINREDDFKPSISNMPIRRTISLGNGRTADSFYTTPLTSSYLVAFIVSHYEKVESSNNTLRPFDIYARDNVGVTGQWSLEVGEKLLAYMEGHTDYEYYSMAPFLNMKQAAIPDFSAGAMENWGLLTYREANILYHPENSNHFYKQRVANIVAHEIAHMWFGNLVTCAWWDNLWLNEGFARYYQYFLTGPVLPDLGYETRFIVEQVHTAMFSDSLDSAHALTNPSVNDPAAVSNHFSTITYARGAAVLRMTQQLLGENTYLTGLRNYLKDRAFDVSEPRHLFSALDTVAAADSALATYGGVSIESYLKSWSEQAGHPLLTVVVNHETGLMQVTQARWERNTGVSGVPTLYQIPITWTRGGAPNFINLKPSQVLTQTTTTINRESTGYEWVIFNKQESGFYRVNYDDTTWDLITAALKSNERRVIHDLNRAQIVDDVFALARAGVMSYTKAMDILSFLEFEEQYAPWVAAISGFNWLLRRLAHDPQTLQSFQQEIIKLSSAVTARLGFAEVPGEPFMDGLLRMYVLDFLCNVGHEQCVAQAVTNFRNLRNGTFLPANMRPWVYCAGLRAGTPEDFRFLWSRFESEDLANEIVVLLEKLGCTKDAASLNVLLNSVVEDNELVRPQDYNVALNSAVSGNDENVQIVFEWLKRNIPQTTSALGSVSTPLNYIAGRLLSEAEIVEFETWLNANQNQIGAASYATGMSGARAARDNLAWSARRLPEIQEYLEYGYTPPPSPSPPPTDAPPVETTPDMTPPQPDAASITTLSAITLALTFAINFVV; encoded by the exons ATG gattCTCGCTGGTTCCTTTTGGTGTTGGTCCTGATTCAGGCTCATGACATAACGTCACTGAGCCCCATCCCAGTTGACGATGTGGCTGAAGAAGATTGGGCAAGTTTCTATAGAATGTTGAGAGACCCTGCCTACCGCCTACCGACAACTACTAAACCACGTCTGTACAATGTGACGCTAACACCTTACTTTGAAAATGTGCCGTCTGGCATAACACCATTCACATTTGATGGACAAGCTACCATATACATCAGTGCTACAGTCGCTAATGTATCCGAGATAGTTTTGCATTGTGAAGACTTGACGATCACTAAAGTCGAAGTGACTCGTAACATCAATGGGGAACCTCAACCAGTGCCTATATCGAACGACAGCCCGCAGTGTGAAATGCCTTACGCGTTTTTGAGGGTAGCTCCTACTCAGGCCTTGCAACTGGATCAAGAGTATACCGTAAACGTGACGTACCGGGGCAACCTACAAACAGACATGAGAGGGTTCTATCGCAGCTGGTACAAAGACTCATCGGGCACAAAAAG ATGGATGGCCACAACCCAGTTCCAGCCAGGTCACGCCCGCAAAGCCTTCCCCTGCTACGATGAGCCTGGATTTAAGGCCTTATTCAATATCACCATCAACCGAGAGGATGACTTCAGCCCAAGTATTTCGAATATGCCTATTAGGCGGACTATTTC gttGGGCAATGGAAGGACGGCAGAATCTTTTTACACTACGCCATTGACGTCTTCTTATCTGGTGGCTTTTATTGTTTCCCATTACGAAAAAGTCGAGTCTTCGAACAACACTTTGAGGCCATTCGACATTTATGCCAGAGACAACGTGGGTGTGACTGGCCAATGGTCTCTAGAGGTTGGAGAGAAATTACTGGCATACATGGAGGGACATACCGATTACGAGTACTATTCAATGGCACCGTTCCTCAACATGAAACAAGCTGCTATTCCCGACTTCTCGGCTGGTGCTATGGAAAATTGGGGTCTTTTAACTTACAG GGAAGCAAATATCCTTTATCACCCTGAGAACTCGAACCACTTTTACAAGCAGAGAGTAGCCAATATAGTGGCCCACGAGATAGCTCACATGTGGTTCGGCAACTTGGTGACCTGCGCCTGGTGGGACAACCTCTGGCTCAACGAGGGCTTCGCGAGATACTACCAGTACTTCCTGACCGGACCT gtTCTACCTGATCTCGGCTACGAGACCCGGTTCATCGTGGAGCAAGTCCACACGGCGATGTTCTCCGACTCCCTGGACTCTGCGCACGCGCTGACCAACCCGTCGGTCAACGACCCCGCCGCCGTGTCCAGCCACTTCTCCACCATCACGTACGCCCGAGGCGCCGCGGTCCTCCGCATGACGCAGCAGTTACTGGGAGAGAATACCTACCTGACCGGTTTGAGGAACTATCTCAAGGATAG AGCATTCGACGTATCGGAGCCGCGTCACCTATTCTCGGCCCTGGACACAGTGGCCGCCGCTGACAGCGCCCTAGCGACGTACGCGGGAGTCACCATCGAGTCTTACCTCAAGTCCTGGTCGGAGCAGGCGGGACACCCGCTGCTGACTGTCGTGGTCAACCACGATACCGGACTGATGCAAGTTACACAG gCTCGATGGGAGCGCAACACCGGTGTGTCGGGTGTGCCGACCCTGTACCAGATACCCATCACGTGGACCCGCGGCGGCGCTCCCAACTTTATCAACCTGAAACCCTCCCAGGTCCTGACACAAACCACCACCACCATCAATAGACGATCCACCGGGTACGAGTGGGTTATCTTCAACAAGCAGGAATCAG GCTTTTACAGAGTTAACTACGATGACACTACTTGGGACCTCATAACTGCAGCATTGAAGAGCAATGAAAGGAGAGTTATCCATGATCTTAATCGGGCACAG ATCGTTGACGATGTGTTCGCATTGGCTCGCGCAGGAGTCATGTCGTACACCAAAGCTATGGACATCTTATCCTTCCTCGAGTACGAAGAACAATACGCGCCGTGGGTCGCGGCTATCTCTGGCTTCAACTGGCTCCTGCGCAGATTGGCTCACGATCCACAAACTTTGCAGAGCTTCCAG CAAGAGATCATAAAGCTGAGCTCGGCCGTGACCGCTCGTCTCGGCTTCGCTGAAGTCCCTGGAGAGCCGTTCATGGACGGACTCCTGCGCATGTACGTGCTCGACTTCCTGTGCAACGTGGGTCACGAGCAGTGCGTCGCGCAGGCCGTCACGAACTTCCGCAACCTCAGGAATGGCACTTT CTTGCCCGCTAACATGAGGCCGTGGGTGTACTGCGCCGGTCTCCGCGCTGGAACACCAGAAGACTTCCGATTCTTATGGTCACGTTTCGAATCCGAAGACCTGGCGAATGAAATCGTTGTGCTGCTAGAAAAGTTGGGGTGCACCAAGGATGCCGCGAGTCTCAATGTTCTTCTCAATAGTGTAGTAGAAGACAACGAGCTGGTGAGGCCTCAGGACTACAACGTCGCTCTGAACAGCGCTGTGTCCGGAAACGATGAGAATGTGCAAATAGTCTTTGAATGGCTAAAGAGAAATATTCCGCAAACTACTTCGGC gcTAGGCAGTGTCAGCACTCCGTTGAACTACATTGCTGGGCGACTGCTATCGGAAGCTGAAATAGTTGAA TTCGAGACCTGGTTAAACGCCAATCAGGACCAAATCGGAGCAGCATCTTACGCAACCGGCATGAGCGGGGCGCGAGCCGCCCGCGACAACCTGGCGTGGTCCGCGCGCCGCCTGCCCGAGATCCAGGAGTACCTGGAGTACGGCTACACGCCGCCGCCCAGCCCCAGCCCGCCGCCCACGGACGCGCCGCCCGTAGACACCACTCCCGACATGACCCCGCCCCAACCAGACGCCGCTTCCATCGCCACGCTGAGCGCGATCACGCTTGCATTAACCGTCGCTATCAATTTtgttgtgtaa